One window of Quercus robur chromosome 12, dhQueRobu3.1, whole genome shotgun sequence genomic DNA carries:
- the LOC126709324 gene encoding MYB-like transcription factor ODO1 has product MGRQPCCDKLGVKKGPWTAEEDKKLINFILTNGQCCWRAVPKLAGLRRCGKSCRLRWTNYLRPDLKRGLLSEAEEQLVIDLHARLGNRWSKIAARLPGRTDNEIKNHWNTHIKKKLLKMGIDPVTHEPLNKEAVSDETPSHLQQSGNHCLQENDSVIHSEENSSSPTENCSSTDDHDSLLLDNICNNESLMSSLWIDEAPLVNTSWENQTNGENIDHLRLPSLEDNYSWLLDCQDFGIQDFGYDCFSDAELNVLSSLEMGEKH; this is encoded by the exons ATGGGGAGGCAACCATGCTGTGACAAACTTGGTGTAAAGAAAGGTCCATGGACAGCTGAGGAAGACAAGAAACTCATCAACTTCATTCTCACCAATGGCCAGTGCTGTTGGCGTGCCGTCCCTAAGCTCGCCGGCCTCAGACGCTGCGGTAAGAGTTGTCGGCTTCGTTGGACAAACTATCTTCGCCCTGACCTAAAGAGAGGCCTCCTTAGTGAAGCTGAAGAACAATTGGTCATTGATCTTCATGCGCGTCTTGGCAATAG GTGGTCCAAGATTGCAGCCAGATTACCAGGAAGAACTGATAACGAGATTAAGAATCATTGGAACACACATATCAAGAAAAAGCTTCTGAAGATGGGAATTGATCCTGTGACTCATGAACCCCTTAATAAAGAAGCTGTGTCCGATGAAACCCCATCCCATTTGCAACAATCTGGCAACCATTGTTTGCAGGAAAATGATAGTGTCATCCACTCAGAGGAAAATTCAAGCTCACCCACTGAAAATTGTTCTAGTACTGATGACCATGATTCGCTTTTGTTAGATAATATTTGCAACAATGAATCTTTAATGAGCAGCTTGTGGATTGACGAAGCTCCCTTAGTGAATACATCTTGGGAAAACCAGACAAATGGAGAAAATATTGATCACCTGCGCTTGCCATCTTTGGAGGATAATTATTCATGGTTGTTGGATTGTCAGGATTTTGGTATTCAAGATTTTGGTTACGATTGTTTCAGTGATGCTGAATTAAACGTATTAAGCTCATTAGAGATGGGAGAAAAGCACTAG